The genomic DNA GGGACAGCTCTCCCTGACCAGCCAACAGTATCGCCAACAGCCGCGGAACCTCGAGGATTGCCTGACCAAGCTGCGGGCGCTGCTTTTGGAGTGCCAACATCCGCCGAAACGACGGCGTGAAACGCGGCCAACGCTGGGATCGAAGAAGCGACGCTTGGAATCCAAACGCCAACAGAGTTCCAAAAAACAATCGCGCGGCGGACGCTGGGACTGATCTCTCCCGCAGCCGTATCGCGGCAAGATCAGCTTTCCAATCGATCGCTCCAAGGCTGCCGACCACCGCAAAACTTTCTCGCACCGCCGGAATCAATGTCCGCACTCTCGGCGTTTCCAGGATTGGCCCACTGGCAGTCGAGCCATGCGTTTCCGATCGATGCGTCGACCATTTCAGTCGATGCGTTTCGTCGGACAACGCCGCTCTTCCGCCGCAACGAAAGTGCCCGCCCGTGCCTGGAGAACTAGTGCGATGATCCGATATTTGCTGTTAGCGATCTGCCTGCTGTGCAGTTTCAGTTCACCGATCCCGATCCGCGCCGACGATCCCGATCTTGCCTCGCGAGCGGCAAAGATCTTGAAAAAACACTGCTATTCCTGCCACGGCGTGAAGTTTGAAGTCCCTGGGTTCAACGTTTTGGATCATGCAGTTCTGGTCGCACAGCCCGCCGACGCGACGCCTTACGTGACCGCGGGCAAGCTGGACGCGTCGTTGATTTGGCAACGCATCGCCGTCGACAAGGACATGCCGCCACAAAAGATCGACGATCGAATCAGCGATCAAGATTTGGAGGTCTTGCGGCGTTGGATAGTCGACGGAGCGGCGGCGCCAACTTATACGAACCGCGAGTTCATCGCTGAAGAGCACGTGTTGCGATCGATTCGCGACGATCTGCAAGAGATGCAGCCCGAGAGCCGATCGCATCAGCGTTATCTGTCGCTGCATGCGATCAGCAATAACCCGCGGTACACCGATGCCGACCTGCGGCTGTATCGCGCCGCCGTCGTCAAACTGCTGAACAGCGTCAGCCGCCGCAGCCGGATCGTCAATCCACCGATGGTCGATGTCGCGGCCGAACTCTCCAGCGAAGGGAGCGTCTTTCGGGTCGATCTCCGCGACTTCGGCTGGTCCGCCGCCGATTGGCAGTTGGCTCTGCAAGGCTATCCATTTGGGCTCTCCTGGAACGACAACAAATTGCAAGCGTTTGCCAGGGACATCGAACAACTTGTCGGTTCGCTTTCGTTCGACGGCATCGCCTATGTCCGAGCCGATTGGTTCGTCACCAAAGCCTCGCGGCCAGCGACCTATCACGCGCTACTGAACATACCGGAGACCGCTGGCGAATTGGAAACGCGACTGGGCGTCGATACGAAACAGGACTTCCTGCAAGATCGGCTGAACCGCGCCGGTTTCGCTGGCAGCGGCGTGAGTCATCAGAATCGCTTGGTCGATCGACACGAGGGATCGGTCGCGTCGTATTACTATCGCAGCTACGACTTCGATAAAGCGTTTGGCCGCGGTGTCTTATACCGCTTTCCGCT from Rosistilla oblonga includes the following:
- the arfB gene encoding alternative ribosome rescue aminoacyl-tRNA hydrolase ArfB; the protein is MKDLIINSRVTIPADQLTVTHARSSGPGGQNVNKVNSKVTVSWLVDDNNILDPEWTRRVKVRHQNRINQLGQLSLTSQQYRQQPRNLEDCLTKLRALLLECQHPPKRRRETRPTLGSKKRRLESKRQQSSKKQSRGGRWD
- a CDS encoding c-type cytochrome domain-containing protein; this encodes MIRYLLLAICLLCSFSSPIPIRADDPDLASRAAKILKKHCYSCHGVKFEVPGFNVLDHAVLVAQPADATPYVTAGKLDASLIWQRIAVDKDMPPQKIDDRISDQDLEVLRRWIVDGAAAPTYTNREFIAEEHVLRSIRDDLQEMQPESRSHQRYLSLHAISNNPRYTDADLRLYRAAVVKLLNSVSRRSRIVNPPMVDVAAELSSEGSVFRVDLRDFGWSAADWQLALQGYPFGLSWNDNKLQAFARDIEQLVGSLSFDGIAYVRADWFVTKASRPATYHALLNIPETAGELETRLGVDTKQDFLQDRLNRAGFAGSGVSHQNRLVDRHEGSVASYYYRSYDFDKAFGRGVLYRFPLGPRFDGNPHDQFAFEHAGGEIIWDLPNGLQGYMLVDAEGKRIDKGPIEIVRDMREIAGSPEIVNAVSCIGCHRHGLLDYRDMVSGSQSLTSNDRTKVDALYTRPDRLQEILTSDRNRYLAALKLAIGPYLQIHEAADTAITEFPEPISTVAKWYDQDMSLADVAAELGFEDATALAPTIQYNQKLKDLGLAPLASDSTIPRRMWDTQQESPSSIFQRTAVALGVGSGMNPN